A section of the Triticum dicoccoides isolate Atlit2015 ecotype Zavitan chromosome 7A, WEW_v2.0, whole genome shotgun sequence genome encodes:
- the LOC119334386 gene encoding probable aquaporin PIP2-7 codes for MPSPILPAKEVEEVVTANEEVTDVIVQRVPYWDPPTVRALDTSELTTWSLYRALIGEFTASLILLYVSIATVIGYRNQSSAADERCTGVGYLGVAWSFGATVSVLVYSTSGVSGGHINPAVTFALFIAGKVTLVRSVLYVAAQCLGAVVGVGIVKGIMKHPYDDFGGGANAVAGGYSLGAALGAEIFGTFVLAYTVFSATDPKRTARDAFVPLVAALPIGLAVFVVHLATIPITGTGINPARSLGAAVLYNQHKTWKQHWIFWVGPFTGAALAAFYHKIVLRDEAVVKESLEKLGSLKRSGSTA; via the exons ATGCCGTCGCCGATCCTGCCGgccaaggaggtggaggaggtggtcACCGCCAACGAAGAGGTGACAGACGTCATCGTCCAGAGGGTGCCCTACTGGGACCCTCCGACGGTCCGGGCGCTGGACACGAGCGAGCTGACCACCTGGTCCCTCTACCGCGCCCTCATCGGCGAGTTCACCGCCTCCCTCATCCTCCTCTACGTCAGCATCGCCACCGTCATCGGGTACCGGAACCAGTCCTCCGCCGCCGACGAGCGGTGCACCGGCGTCGGCTACCTCGGCGTCGCCTGGTCCTTCGGCGCCACCGTCTCCGTCCTCGTCTACTCCACCAGCGGCGTCTCAG GTGGGCACATAAACCCGGCGGTGACGTTCGCGCTGTTCATCGCCGGGAAGGTGACGCTGGTGCGCTCGGTGCTGTACGTGGCGGCGCAGTGCCTCGGCGCCGTCGTCGGCGTGGGCATCGTGAAGGGGATCATGAAGCACCCCTACGACGACTTCGGCGGCGGCGCCAACGCGGTGGCCGGGGGCTACTCGCTCGGCGCGGCCCTCGGCGCGGAGATCTTCGGCACCTTCGTCCTCGCCTACACCGTCTTCTCCGCCACCGACCCCAAGCGCACCGCCCGCGACGCCTTCGTCCCC CTGGTGGCGGCGCTGCCGATCGGGCTGGCGGTGTTCGTGGTGCACCTGGCGACCATCCCGATCACCGGCACGGGCATCAACCCGGCGAGGAGCCTGGGCGCCGCCGTGCTGTACAACCAGCACAAGACCTGGAAGCAGCAC TGGATCTTCTGGGTCGGGCCCTTCACCGGCGCGGCCCTGGCGGCGTTCTACCACAAGATCGTGCTGCGCGACGAGGCGGTGGTGAAGGAGTCGCTAGAAAAGCTGGGCTCGCTCAAGAGGAGCGGCTCGACCGCTTGA